From Xyrauchen texanus isolate HMW12.3.18 chromosome 9, RBS_HiC_50CHRs, whole genome shotgun sequence, the proteins below share one genomic window:
- the LOC127649013 gene encoding transcription factor HES-1-like, protein MSSVMVTSKLSASSMGHEHRCALNLKLNATLETPSSTVLEHRKSSKPIMEKRRRARINNSLCQLKTLVLDALNKDTSRHSKLEKADILEMTVKHLTNLQQAQMTATFGTSLHMLGQYRAGFKGCINEVIHFMSGHESVDTEVKTRLLSHLASCVSHLDIMSCQPQHHLRSCTPKQGFKAHVVPHMNGSLVVLPPDASKLNCGLQIVPLSDGTFALLIHGSSGMTGPHNGALHAGVSSGAQMNALDSLWRPW, encoded by the exons ATGTCTTCAGTTATGGTCACATCCAAGCTGTCAGCCTCCAGCATGGGCCATGAGCACAGATGCGCTTTGAACTTGAAGCTGAATGCGACTTTAGAGACACCCAGCAGCACAGTTTTAGAGCACAGAAAG TCCTCAAAACCAATTATGGAAAAAAGGAGACGCGCACGGATAAACAACAGCCTTTGTCAACTGAAGACACTTGTATTGGACGCACTAAATAAAGAT ACTTCTCGGCACTCCAAACTGGAAAAAGCTGATATTCTTGAAATGACAGTGAAGCACTTGACAAATCTGCAACAAGCACAAATGACTG CAACTTTTGGCACCAGTCTACACATGCTTGGCCAATACAGAGCTGGATTTAAAGGATGCATCAACGAAGTGATCCATTTTATGTCTGGTCATGAGAGTGTGGACACTGAAGTGAAGACCCGACTCCTGTCACATCTGGCCAGCTGTGTTTCACACTTGGACATCATGTCTTGTCAACCACAGCATCACCTGCGCTCATGCACGCCAAAACAGGGATTCAAAGCCCATGTGGTGCCGCACATGAACGGTTCACTAGTCGTGTTGCCTCCAGATGCTTCCAAGTTGAACTGCGGACTTCAGATTGTGCCATTGAGTGATGGGACGTTCGCTCTTTTGATACATGGATCATCCGGCATGACTGGGCCACATAACGGTGCGCTTCATGCTGGCGTGTCCTCTGGTGCACAAATGAACGCTCTGGACTCCCTTTGGAGACCTTGGTAG